A genomic region of Leptolyngbya sp. FACHB-261 contains the following coding sequences:
- a CDS encoding hemerythrin domain-containing protein gives MVLTLDDTKRTAIASKLADMKALQNLLIENEQKLIAAIDDPEISKRLRDFLQDDQKNMGVLDTVIVQYGVKGEPKESMMKVVEQARQMMDSSEFTIFEKVGQHELLKHKQTMAGLLVHKAGQVVGADIEAAIAPLNTVNFENRAHQEQLKGVLEILGVRELTGKDPDQGLWGRVQDAVAALTGVAGSVVTQSTDKQDMNIQDVIRLDHNKVNTLFAEVEATDDPQKLQEYFGQIYKDLTAHSIAEEQVVYPAVRPYYSNTQELYDEQAELKQLLESTRSLSPSSSEFKNQIRRIRDMVMDHVRQEESEMFAKIRDNFSTEQSEQMATRFKQAKSQVQDEMKVSN, from the coding sequence ATGGTCCTGACTCTTGACGATACCAAGCGCACGGCAATTGCCTCTAAGCTTGCTGATATGAAAGCTCTTCAAAATCTTTTGATTGAAAATGAGCAAAAGCTTATAGCTGCTATTGATGATCCAGAAATTTCTAAGCGCTTGAGAGATTTCCTACAAGATGACCAGAAAAACATGGGTGTACTGGACACCGTAATCGTTCAGTACGGCGTCAAGGGCGAACCCAAAGAATCGATGATGAAGGTCGTCGAGCAAGCCCGTCAGATGATGGACAGCTCAGAGTTCACCATCTTTGAGAAAGTGGGTCAGCACGAACTGCTCAAGCACAAGCAAACCATGGCTGGTTTGTTGGTTCATAAGGCTGGTCAAGTGGTGGGTGCAGATATCGAAGCTGCTATCGCTCCTCTCAACACAGTCAACTTCGAAAACCGGGCTCACCAAGAGCAACTTAAAGGCGTCCTGGAAATCCTGGGCGTACGTGAGCTGACCGGTAAGGATCCCGACCAAGGTCTGTGGGGCCGCGTTCAGGATGCTGTTGCTGCGTTGACCGGTGTTGCTGGTAGTGTGGTTACCCAAAGCACCGACAAGCAGGACATGAACATCCAGGATGTCATCCGCTTGGATCACAATAAGGTCAACACGCTGTTCGCAGAAGTTGAAGCCACTGATGATCCTCAGAAGCTCCAGGAGTACTTCGGTCAGATCTACAAGGACCTCACCGCTCACTCCATTGCCGAAGAGCAAGTGGTCTATCCTGCTGTTCGTCCTTACTACAGCAACACCCAAGAGCTGTACGATGAGCAAGCTGAACTAAAGCAGTTGTTGGAAAGCACCCGCTCCCTGAGCCCCTCTTCTTCTGAATTCAAGAATCAGATTCGTCGCATCCGTGACATGGTGATGGATCACGTCCGTCAAGAAGAGAGCGAGATGTTTGCCAAGATTCGCGACAACTTCAGCACCGAACAGAGCGAGCAAATGGCTACCCGCTTTAAGCAAGCTAAGAGCCAAGTGCAAGATGAGATGAAGGTTAGCAACTAA